Proteins from a single region of Sylvia atricapilla isolate bSylAtr1 chromosome 7, bSylAtr1.pri, whole genome shotgun sequence:
- the LOC136363810 gene encoding helix-loop-helix protein 13-like, which yields MEELCYNFEQGDPTPEFLLWEPADPDTQLETLLLECLAEPSWPGPADAKVDKSPVPPEPPGQPRQRRAANLRERRRMLSINSAFEALRGRVPTFPYEKRLSKIDTLRLAIAYIALLGDILLSGCDPKAYVEQCLRSGFQSPQRAAWDTSDLTARLSWVKWD from the exons ATGGAGGAACTTTGCTACAACTTCGAGCAGGGAGACCCGACTCCGGAATTCCTCCTCTGGGAGCCGGCAGATCCCGACACACAGCTGGAGACCCTCCTCCTGGAGTGCTTGGCTGAGCCCTCCTGGCCGGGGCCAGCGGATGCCAAGGTGGACAAGAGCCCCGTGCCTCCAGAGCcccccgggcagccccggcagcgccgcgCCGCCAACCTGCGCGAGCGGAGGAGGATGCTCAGCATCAACTCGGCCTTCGAGGCGCTGCGTGGCCGTGTGCCCACCTTCCCCTACGAGAAACGCCTCTCCAAGATCGACACGCTGCGCTTGGCCATCGCCTACATCGCCCTGCTCGGGGACATCCTCCTGTCTGGCTGTGACCCCAAAGCCTACGTGGAGCAGTGCCTGAGGAGCGGCTTCCAAAGCCCCCAGCGGGCCGCCTGGGATACGAGCG ATCTGACAGCCCGCCTGTCCTGGGTAAAGTGGGATTAA